Proteins from a genomic interval of Plasmodium berghei ANKA genome assembly, chromosome: 6:
- a CDS encoding LIMP protein: MVIKLIFLFVFFLMSLNLKLALIKIENENKHNTFLQIDRDMNEPPYPVINVHYTESPLSGDLVKQIENNRHIEKYETQNYFRKGLESNKYFMDYSQNQKSQLELLINLNG, encoded by the exons atggtgataaaattaatttttttatttgtgttttttttaatgtctcttaatttaaaacttgcattaataaaaatagaaaatgaaaacaaaCACAACACATTCCTTCAAATCGATAGGGACATG AACGAACCACCTTATCCTGTGATTAATGTTCATTATACCGAATCCCCCTTAAGTGGGGACCTAGTAAAACAAAt AGAAAACAATAGACAcatagaaaaatatgaaaccCAAAACTATTTTAGAAag gGCCTGGAGtcgaataaatatttcatggATTACTCACAAAACcaa AAAAGCCAATTGGAATTGCTAATTA ATTTAAATGGATAG
- a CDS encoding RNA-binding protein, putative — MIILKILFMFVSLIQSFMIKKIQWGEENLHGIQFRLYKTKYFRKFKTMPYLRDSGENHIKELTRERVKLNKHTANPITRGANFLFICNLDNRLSSQDVTHFFNYFIGIGNCVAQIKRNRYTGRNMGHGILKFKKAEDATIVLLNYQGIKLGEKNIILTEAFKNDYLEQKKHICNIFKPRI; from the exons ATGATAATTCTGAAAATTCTTTTTATGTTTGTAAGTCTAATTCAGTcatttatgataaaaaag ATACAATGGGGGGAAGAAAACTTACACGGTATCCAGTTTCGGCTATATAAGACgaaatattttagaaaattcAAAACAATGCCATATCTTAGAGATTCGGGAGAAAATCATATAAAGGAATTAACAAGAGAACGtgtaaaattaaataagcATACAGCAAATCCAATAACACGCGGTGCTAATTTTCTCTTTATATGTAATTTGGACAATAGATTATCATCTCAAGATGTtactcatttttttaactattttattGGTATTGGAAATTGTGTAGctcaaataaaaagaaatagaTACACAG gGAGAAACATGGGGCATGGTATTTtgaaatttaaaaaagcTGAGGATGCAacaattgttttattaaattatcaaGGAATAAAGTTAGgagagaaaaatataattttaacagaagcttttaaaaatgattatTTAGAGCAAAAAAAgcatatatgtaatatatttaagcCACGCATATAA
- a CDS encoding small subunit rRNA processing factor, putative encodes MDDKFNDTYNESYNLKKNNQINMESENDNESKNSYDLSEKLDNISNNIEVNKELPKKKKYIDSSDDEKDIIMDSKSDYKSLIPPRKKIKNTKKEDNSMDKSSNEMKRFDSDRENDNKESDKKKELFSISKKNKGNINDIKNCNNSKIINSKKRGICKKEEKVLKKKRSIKDDKNSNIIRDSKGEGMRKIDINNVMKKKKKKKDKNKSINGLNVKNNKIKKSNKETNKYNKNVENIKMTFDVTNRFTVLGCDWDNITSADIFYLFESYYNFEKGKKQTIDYSKSRAVKKVTIYTSKYGEKKLKYEQEHGPLIKCNGLNQKGKNGESVYRTRNVIDCIKDDEEEEDKDENEELEEGYEENSDDEDEENNSNDADSDDTSPMKDKFSHIFKKGKNNNEILSTGITEEENEQIRLYQIQRSRYYFALVECHNKEIVEFLYEELNDMDADFCINYLDLRIIDDNCSLDDYKIKESCDKIPENYQFHYSVSTVLKHTRVKSSWDENPKRKKLLSTRFTEEKLRELDLKEYLANSSDSESAYENNSVSANKNSINSKEDYRKLLLGDILADDSTKNSKKGTSINNNNDSFVKESDEIGEYDDGNDINIAFDDKVNNDWAYMNSDKDSISDEDVKDSFVNTNNKYNDSNNFNKKSKAKGKFALSDNESDKENEVIQVFKNMLKTKENKKDNKTPWEKYLDKVKEKKKLKKKAYLESLKQKDEEIKKIITKKTIKRKKDGAIRNNNDNVIEKIKNHHVLDGRFADLIKNKDFNLDITNPNYKKTKFNEEILKKKKL; translated from the coding sequence atggatgataaatttaatgatacatataatgaatcatataatttaaaaaaaaacaaccAAATTAATATGGAAAGTGAAAATGATAACGAAAGTAAAAATAGTTATGATTTAAGTGAAAAATTAGATAAtattagtaataatatcgaggtaaataaagaattaccaaaaaaaaaaaaatatatagatagTAGTGATGATGAAAAAGACATAATTATGGATTCAAAAAGTGATTATAAAAGTTTAATACCCcctagaaaaaaaataaaaaacacgAAAAAAGAAGATAATAGCATGGATAAATCAAGTAATGAAATGAAACGTTTTGATTCAGACAgagaaaatgataataaggAATCTgataaaaagaaagaacTATTTAGtattagtaaaaaaaataaaggaaacataaatgatataaaaaattgtaataatagtaaaattataaattcgAAAAAACGAGGTATATGCAAAAAGGAAGAGaaagttttaaaaaaaaaacggtcaataaaagatgataaaaatagtaacaTTATTCGAGATTCTAAAGGCGAGGGAATGCGAAAaatagatataaataatgttatgaagaagaaaaaaaaaaaaaaagataaaaataaatcaatcAATGGCTtaaatgtgaaaaataataaaataaaaaaaagtaataaagaaactaataaatataataaaaatgtcgaaaatattaaaatgacATTTGATGTTACTAATCGCTTTACAGTTTTGGGTTGTGATTGGGATAATATTACAAGTGctgatattttttatttatttgagtCATATTATAACTTTGAAAAGGGTAAGAAGCAAACGATCGATTATAGTAAAAGTAGAGCAGTTAAAAAAGTTACTATTTATACATCCAAATatggagaaaaaaaattgaaatacGAACAAGAGCATGGCCCCCTTATCAAATGCAATGGTTTAAAtcaaaaaggaaaaaatggAGAATCTGTATATAGAACTAGAAATGTTATTGATTGCATCAAAGATGACGAAGAGGAAGAAGATAAGGACGAAAATGAAGAGTTAGAAGAGGGTTATGAAGAAAACAGTGATGATGAAGacgaagaaaataatagcaATGATGCAGATAGTGACGATACATCACCAATGAAAGATAAATTTAGccacatttttaaaaaaggaaaaaacaataatgaAATACTAAGTACGGGAATTACTGAAGAAGAAAACGAACAAATTCGATTATATCAAATTCAAAGGTCAAGATATTATTTTGCCTTAGTGGAATGCCACAATAAAGAAATAGTcgaatttttatatgaagaATTAAATGATATGGATGCagatttttgtataaattatttggaTCTTAGAATAATAGATGATAATTGTTCACTTGatgattataaaattaaagaatCATGTGATAAAATTCCAGAAAACTATCAATTCCATTATTCTGTTAGTACAGTTTTAAAACACACACGTGTAAAATCATCATGGGATGAAAATCccaaaagaaaaaaattattatcaacACGATTTACTGAAGAAAAACTAAGAGAATTAgatttaaaagaatatttaGCTAATTCTAGTGATAGTGAATCTgcatatgaaaataattcagTGTCtgctaataaaaattctatAAATAGTAAGGAAGATTATAGAAAACTCTTATTAGGAGATATATTAGCTGATGACAGcacaaaaaatagtaaaaaggGTACAtccataaataataataatgattcTTTTGTAAAAGAAAGCGATGAAATTGGAGAATATGATGACGGCAATGATATCAATATTGCTTTTGATGACAAAGTTAATAATGATTGGGCTTATATGAATTCAGATAAAGATTCGATAAGCGATGAAGATGTTAAAGACTCTTTTgttaatacaaataataagtATAATGATTCAAATAactttaataaaaaaagtaaggCAAAAGGAAAGTTTGCACTATCTGATAATGAGAgtgataaagaaaatgaagtTATTCAagtatttaaaaacatGTTAAAGACtaaagaaaacaaaaaagacAACAAAACTCCATgggaaaaatatttagataaagtcaaagagaaaaaaaaattaaagaaaaaagcaTACTTGGAATCATTGAAACAAAAagatgaagaaataaaaaaaattatcactAAGAAAACAATTAAAAGGAAAAAGGATGGCGCAATTAGAAACAACAATGATAAtgttattgaaaaaattaagaacCACCATGTACTTGATGGAAGATTTGCagatttaattaaaaataaggaTTTTAATTTGGATATTACAAATCccaattataaaaaaactaaatttaatgaagaaatccttaaaaaaaaaaaattataa
- a CDS encoding blood stage antigen 41-3 precursor, putative has translation MLYRLNFLLFCGVLASQFLHIIMSDEEVQGWSTEYKYNSKSLPSIEVKLSPPENPLPQVSAEIKILESARLKLEEGIMQKIEDEYNKSLANSKIRIDDTIKKILSIFSDPKMLGFIVSSSVKTLKKDNLRKMTEASEENNLKKLQKKNSEKSGPLPPPELRNHTSFLQQNYINKTIPSVKIYLSETNEPSAEIKEKIVEMEQYRTDEEIAMFETAISEFGILTEITILELEKQIQLQLNPFLVDKNIVHKSLEKELKEMGKRDETQKEKYQKQSSFIEDTTDENVGNILNVKISQTDYGYPTIDELVMQMQKRRDISEQLERQKILELQMKLLKAQSEMIKDALHFSISRIIAQYSPIVETMKLESLKMI, from the exons atgttatatagactaaattttcttttattttgtggTGTTTTGGCGTCACAATTtcttcatataataatgtctgatgaa gAAGTCCAAGGATGGTCGAcagaatataaatacaacTCGAAATCATTACCCTCAATAGAAGTCAAACTAAGTCCTCCGGAAAAT CCATTACCCCAAGTTTCAGCAGAAATAAAGATTCTAGAATCTGCTAGGCTTAAATTAGAAGAG ggaattatgcaaaaaatagaagatgaatataataaatctTTGGCAAATTCTAAAATAAGAATAGACGacacaattaaaaaaatattaagtaTTTTTAGCGATCCAAAAATGTTAGGTTTCATTGTTTCTAGTTCGGTAAaaactttaaaaaaagataacCTTCGAAAAATGACAGAGGCAtctgaagaaaataatttaaaaaagttacaaaaaaaaaattccgAAAAAAGTGGTCCTCTTCCCCCTCCAGAACTTAGAAACCACACTTCTTTTTTgcaacaaaattatattaataaaactaTACCATCTGTTAAGATATAT CTATCAGAAACGAATGAACCTAGTGCTGaaataaaggaaaaaatagtaGAGATGGAACAATATAGAACAGATGAAGAAATAGCG ATGTTTGAAACAGCAATATCTGAATTCGGGATTCTGACGGAAATAACAATTCTTGAACTAGAAAAGCAAATTCAACTTCAATTAAACCCATTCTTAgttgataaaaat ATTGTCCATAAATCGTTGGAAAAAGAGTTGAAAGAAATGGGGAAAAGGGATGAAACACAAAAA gaaaaatatcaaaaacaGTCATCATTTATAGAGGATACAACAGATGAGAATGTGGGAAATATATtgaatgtaaaaataagtCAAACTGATTATGg TTACCCAACAATTGATGAGCTTGTGATGCAAATGCAAAAAAGAAGGGATATTTCTGAACAGTTGGAACgccaaaaaatattagaatTACAAATGAAGTTATTAAAAGCCCAAAGCGAAATGATAAAAGACGCTCTACATTTTTCTATATCTAGAATTATAGCACAATACTCACCAATAGTTGAAACGATGAAATTGGAAAGtttgaaaatgatataa
- a CDS encoding 50S ribosomal protein L29, putative produces the protein MNRIFIPYFFILYIFKIYLVYGINFQRNCVSSFLNCRSSIFNKKKYGNPLFCYKKKIKAKELRKLTTEQLEKEIIKCRLDIQLFQQQGFYDMHNYNVYYEKNARRKLAQLLTIYYERYLDNNVRIKS, from the exons ATGAACCGTATTTTTAtaccatatttttttattttatatatatttaaaatatacttAGTTTATGgaataaattttcaaagGAATTGTGTATCATCATTCTTAAACTGTAGATCAAgcatatttaataaaaagaaatatggGAATCCCTTATTTtgctataaaaaaaaaattaaagctAAAGAATTGAGGAAATTAACAACTGAACAACTCGAGAAG GAAATTATTAAGTGTAGATTAGATATCCAATTATTTCAACAACAAGGTTTTTACGATATGCATAATTATAACGTATATtacgaaaaaaatgcaaGGCGAAAATTAGCCCAGTTGTTAACAATTTATTATGAAAGATATTTAGATAACAATGTTAGAATAAAAAGctga
- a CDS encoding tRNA delta(2)-isopentenylpyrophosphate transferase, putative: MFYKIYVYIIIYLIFSICVSLKIKAFHEINKTYISLKRDNYYIYNNTLFGNSYCISRKFSSSIKNFFKKYNTKLYYNSKKENYIKKKVCQNNRRYTFRYICNKVLDDTIVKKRNTVYCHKNKTDGVKKIESLDVLTDLSKGTLKVDKMQHDSTLDNIEKKEESNLGNEIFTDSQKDDEKNINEKNDSVSKCNDEIYLSCFNMNTKEKKKKVVIIIGITCSGKTQFSIDLYSELLKHNIKGEIISADSMQVYKNFSVGVAKVENEEMGDIKHHMLDVCDNNEEFNAHKFVNYAIPIIESINDRNMVPIIAGGTLLYIESLLWESVVDIRKENDIEINKIKHDDYTNKTNDELHAELKMVDPERAEELHKNDRKRICRSLDIFYAFNKKHSDLIKMKCHKNNKLDRTRYTPCFFYLDYKDDCILKEKIENRINVMISKGLLDEGMKLKKMANNTNTKIKGKGIRQSIAYKEFDSYIEKKLNNIDDNDLFNKCKDNLFRKTYQYAKRQRRWILNRFVKRYNIPLNEIDVSKNYEQQLSNALEIVLNFWKN, translated from the coding sequence atgttttataagatatatgtttacataataatatacttaattttttcaatatgcGTTTCTTTGAAAATTAAGGCTTTTCATGAAATAAacaaaacatatatatccTTAAAAAGggataattattatatatataataacacaTTATTTGGAAATAGTTATTGTATAAGTAGAAAATTTTCATCGAGTATTAagaattttttcaaaaagtataatacaaaactttattataattctaaaaaggaaaattatataaaaaaaaaggtttgtcaaaataatagaagGTATACTTTTCgatatatatgcaataaAGTATTAGACGATACAATcgtaaaaaaaagaaatacaGTTTATTGCcataaaaacaaaacagatggtgtaaaaaaaattgaatcGCTAGATGTATTAACTGATTTAAGTAAAGGCACTTTAAAAGTGGACAAAATGCAGCATGATAGTACTTTagataatattgaaaaaaaagaggaaTCAAATTTAGGTAACGAAATTTTCACTGACAGCCAAAaagatgatgaaaaaaatataaatgagaAAAATGATTCAGTATCAAAATGTAACGatgaaatttatttatcatgttttaatatgaatacaaaagaaaagaaaaaaaaagttgtTATAATCATAGGAATAACATGCAGCGGAAAAACCCAATTTAGCATCGATTTATACAGCGAACTACTAAAGCATAATATAAAAGGGGAAATAATAAGTGCTGATTCAATGCaggtatataaaaattttagtGTCGGAGTAGCAAAAgtagaaaatgaagaaatggGTGATATAAAACACCACATGCTAGATGTGTGTGATAACAACGAAGAATTTAATGCTcataaatttgttaattaTGCTATTCCAATTATTGAATCTATTAATGATAGGAATATGGTGCCAATTATTGCTGGGGGgacattattatatatagaatCTTTATTGTGGGAATCAGTTGTAGATATAAGgaaagaaaatgatattgaaatcaataaaataaaacatgatgattatacaaataaaacaaacGATGAATTGCATGCAGAACTGAAAATGGTTGATCCAGAAAGAGCTGAAGAATTGCATAAAAATGATAGAAAAAGAATTTGTAGAAGTTtagatattttttatgcatttaataaaaaacatagtgatttaataaaaatgaagtgccataaaaataataaactcGATAGAACGCGATATACACCTTGCTTCTTTTACTTAGATTATAAAGATGAttgtatattaaaagaaaaaattgaaaacaGAATAAATGTAATGATTTCAAAAGGATTACTAGACGAAGGcatgaaattaaaaaagatgGCAAATAACacaaatacaaaaataaaaggaaaagGCATACGTCAAAGTATTGCATATAAAGAGTTTGATAgttatattgaaaaaaaattaaataacattgatgataatgatttatttaacAAATGCAAAGATAACTTATTTAGAAAAACATATCAATACGCAAAAAGACAAAGAAGATGGATATTAAATCGATTTGtaaaaagatataatatcccattaaatgaaatagatgtatcaaaaaattatgaacaaCAATTAAGCAATGCATTGGAAATTGTACTCAATTTTTggaaaaattaa